The following are from one region of the Francisella opportunistica genome:
- a CDS encoding Hsp20/alpha crystallin family protein gives MDLFNAKKNIPVSVGHQKHKPFWSLQNELNKALGDIYGWFEPFNFPSERFENLSLSPAIDIVDDKNQFKVEVEMPGMGEDDVKVSIDNGILTIKGEKTTSKQDKDKNYMMREISYGSYERSVSLPDTVDVDKAEASFKKGMLWVILPKKPECAKKYRTLDVKKAN, from the coding sequence ATGGACTTATTTAATGCTAAAAAAAATATTCCGGTCTCTGTTGGTCATCAAAAACACAAACCATTCTGGTCATTGCAAAATGAACTCAATAAAGCGCTGGGAGACATTTATGGTTGGTTTGAGCCGTTTAATTTTCCAAGCGAACGTTTTGAAAACCTATCACTCAGTCCGGCAATCGATATTGTTGATGATAAAAACCAATTTAAAGTCGAAGTCGAAATGCCAGGAATGGGAGAAGACGATGTTAAGGTATCTATCGATAATGGTATCTTAACTATTAAAGGCGAGAAAACGACATCAAAGCAAGATAAAGATAAAAATTATATGATGCGTGAAATTAGCTACGGCAGTTATGAGCGTAGTGTCTCTTTACCGGATACCGTTGATGTTGACAAAGCCGAAGCTTCTTTTAAGAAAGGCATGCTCTGGGTAATTTTACCTAAAAAACCAGAATGTGCTAAAAAATATCGTACGCTTGATGTTAAAAAAGCCAACTAG
- a CDS encoding radical SAM/SPASM domain-containing protein, which yields MKHQLKWMAWETTRRCNLKCVHCRSSSECEVLGHPDFSTAEGFKVIDNIVAFANPVLVLSGGEPLLRADIFELAEYGANKGLRMALATNGSLVTDENCEKIKNSSISIVSLSIDGATAATHDDFRSQKGAFEATVNAAKLFKKHGIPFLINSSFTKRNQHEIKDVYKLAKSLEATAWYLFMIVPTGRGEELMQELIDIDGYQDILNWHYDMEADEQDMLVRPTCAPHYYRIRFERNKHDGAKVRSRALSFGTGGSKGCIAGQSICLLDVDGNVYPCSYLPVSAGNIKEKTFAEIWQNSKVLEDMRNFSAYEGKCGACEFIKICGGCRARAYNIHGSYLAEEPFCNHLPIRMRNTQEKQSHE from the coding sequence GTGAAACACCAACTTAAATGGATGGCATGGGAAACAACAAGGCGTTGTAATCTCAAATGCGTACATTGCCGTTCATCTTCTGAATGTGAGGTACTTGGTCATCCTGATTTTTCAACAGCAGAAGGTTTTAAAGTCATCGATAACATCGTAGCATTTGCTAATCCTGTTTTGGTACTATCAGGTGGAGAGCCACTACTACGTGCTGATATTTTTGAATTAGCAGAGTATGGAGCGAATAAAGGTTTGCGTATGGCACTAGCAACAAATGGCTCTCTAGTAACTGATGAAAACTGCGAGAAAATCAAAAACTCAAGCATAAGTATTGTATCTCTAAGTATCGATGGTGCTACAGCAGCGACGCATGATGATTTCAGAAGCCAAAAGGGTGCTTTTGAGGCAACTGTAAATGCCGCTAAGCTTTTCAAAAAACATGGGATACCATTTTTGATAAACTCATCATTTACCAAGCGTAACCAGCATGAGATCAAAGATGTTTATAAACTTGCTAAATCACTAGAGGCTACAGCATGGTATCTATTTATGATCGTGCCTACAGGGCGTGGTGAAGAGCTGATGCAAGAGTTAATTGATATTGATGGTTATCAAGATATTTTAAACTGGCATTATGATATGGAGGCAGATGAGCAAGATATGCTTGTACGTCCAACTTGTGCGCCCCATTATTATCGTATCCGCTTTGAGCGTAATAAACACGACGGTGCCAAAGTTCGCTCAAGAGCTCTTAGTTTTGGTACTGGGGGTAGTAAGGGTTGTATTGCAGGACAAAGTATTTGCCTACTTGATGTCGATGGCAATGTCTATCCGTGTAGCTACCTACCGGTGAGTGCTGGTAATATCAAAGAGAAAACTTTTGCTGAGATTTGGCAAAATAGTAAGGTGCTAGAGGATATGCGTAATTTTAGCGCTTATGAGGGTAAATGTGGTGCGTGCGAATTTATCAAAATATGTGGCGGTTGTAGAGCTAGGGCGTATAATATCCATGGTAGTTATCTAGCAGAAGAGCCTTTTTGCAATCACCTGCCTATTAGAATGAGAAATACACAGGAAAAACAAAGTCATGAGTAA
- a CDS encoding M48 family metallopeptidase has protein sequence MIDYNYSVVHKDVKDVTIKVKPSLEVEVVAPFETSDNHIQKLLQKRDNWIHKNLDIFRQAKQPERKLVSGEDFIYLGRRYRLKVILADINKAILKNGYLNLYCKDTQNFKLKSSILESFYKTKAEEHFKKAISKFRDFYNSDVVFRIRKMKTRWGSCNPAKSYINLNQELIKKPKKAIEYVVFHEIVHLKHHNHDRTFYNYISAYMPDWREIKKKLDFG, from the coding sequence ATGATTGACTATAACTATAGCGTAGTTCATAAAGATGTCAAAGATGTAACTATTAAGGTTAAACCTAGCTTAGAGGTTGAAGTTGTAGCACCGTTTGAAACATCCGACAACCATATCCAGAAGCTTTTGCAAAAAAGAGATAACTGGATACATAAAAATTTAGATATTTTTAGACAAGCTAAGCAACCTGAGAGAAAATTAGTAAGTGGTGAGGATTTTATATATTTAGGTAGAAGATATCGTTTAAAAGTAATTCTAGCAGATATAAATAAAGCTATTTTGAAAAATGGCTATCTAAATCTATATTGTAAAGATACACAAAACTTTAAATTAAAAAGCTCTATTTTAGAAAGTTTTTATAAAACCAAAGCAGAAGAGCATTTCAAAAAAGCTATATCAAAGTTCAGAGACTTCTATAATAGTGATGTGGTTTTTAGAATTAGAAAAATGAAAACTCGTTGGGGCTCATGTAACCCTGCAAAAAGCTATATAAATCTAAACCAAGAACTTATTAAAAAGCCTAAAAAAGCTATAGAATATGTAGTTTTTCATGAGATTGTTCATTTGAAGCATCATAACCACGATAGAACTTTTTATAACTATATATCTGCGTATATGCCAGATTGGCGTGAAATTAAAAAGAAACTAGATTTTGGTTAA
- a CDS encoding TrmH family RNA methyltransferase, whose translation MKNLSQKLYKEIKKLHSSQGRKKSQYYVIEGLRCAQEALKRLAQQQIIAILVTEKVDSPIYAVDKKYIVTEKDFEALSQTQNPQGILILAEKPKFQKLSFNDDFILVLDRIQDPGNIGTILRTAIAVGLKEVILINGTVDAFNPKAIRAGMGAQFSLKFGYLENLAELKNTQKLQQRKIWLTTPHQGVSCYAKEFKLANSILVFGEEANGIEDFSVGEKTMIPTLSDIESLNVAQAATIYLFEGLRQKLIN comes from the coding sequence ATGAAAAATCTTAGTCAAAAACTCTATAAAGAAATAAAAAAACTTCATAGTTCTCAGGGACGAAAAAAGTCACAATATTATGTCATTGAAGGACTTAGATGTGCTCAAGAAGCACTCAAAAGACTGGCGCAACAACAAATAATCGCGATCTTAGTAACTGAGAAAGTTGATAGTCCAATTTATGCTGTAGATAAAAAGTATATTGTTACCGAAAAAGATTTTGAAGCATTATCACAAACACAAAATCCACAAGGAATATTAATCTTAGCCGAAAAGCCCAAATTTCAAAAGCTTAGTTTTAATGATGACTTTATCTTAGTACTTGATAGAATCCAAGATCCTGGTAATATCGGCACAATTCTACGCACTGCTATAGCTGTAGGCTTAAAAGAAGTAATCTTAATCAATGGCACTGTTGATGCGTTTAACCCCAAAGCAATCCGAGCTGGTATGGGGGCACAATTTAGCCTCAAATTTGGCTATCTTGAAAATCTTGCTGAGCTAAAAAATACCCAAAAATTACAACAGCGCAAGATATGGTTGACTACACCACATCAGGGAGTATCATGCTATGCTAAAGAATTTAAACTTGCTAATAGCATTTTAGTTTTTGGTGAAGAAGCTAATGGTATCGAAGATTTTTCTGTAGGTGAAAAAACTATGATACCAACACTTAGTGATATAGAGTCGTTAAATGTAGCTCAAGCTGCAACAATATATTTATTTGAAGGTTTAAGACAAAAACTAATAAATTAG
- a CDS encoding DNA polymerase ligase N-terminal domain-containing protein, translated as MKQKLKQYLSRRNFHKTPEPKGETVLKSDPDKPLFVVQKHAGRSLHYDFRIEIDGVLKSWTVPKGPSLNPKEKRLAILTENHPLQYAQFEGIIPEGEYGAGNVIVWDIGYYRNVKDTKEGPVSMSSCFSQGKIEIELHGQKLNGVFALVRTKMRGSNKHYLQWLLIKKQDNYAQQRDVTCQDRSVLSGKTLEDIK; from the coding sequence ATGAAGCAAAAATTGAAACAATATTTATCCAGACGTAATTTTCATAAAACACCAGAACCTAAAGGTGAAACTGTTTTAAAAAGTGATCCTGACAAGCCTTTATTTGTGGTACAAAAACATGCTGGTCGGTCATTGCATTATGATTTTCGTATTGAAATTGACGGTGTATTAAAGTCATGGACAGTGCCTAAAGGACCTTCACTTAACCCCAAAGAAAAACGCCTGGCCATTCTCACGGAAAACCATCCGCTGCAATATGCACAATTTGAAGGCATAATACCCGAAGGTGAATATGGCGCAGGTAACGTGATTGTCTGGGATATTGGTTATTACCGTAACGTCAAGGATACAAAGGAAGGTCCAGTATCAATGAGCTCCTGCTTTAGTCAAGGCAAAATTGAAATTGAATTGCATGGACAAAAACTCAATGGTGTTTTTGCTTTAGTGCGTACCAAAATGCGAGGTAGCAATAAGCATTATTTACAATGGTTGTTGATTAAGAAGCAGGACAATTATGCACAACAAAGAGATGTAACTTGTCAGGATCGATCTGTACTATCCGGCAAAACTCTGGAAGATATCAAATGA
- a CDS encoding type I restriction endonuclease subunit R translates to MNNNLPPNTSENSLQQKSLKLLQKLGYKLITKEQNRELRNNNLNDVILKDIAAKQLAKINSYTHKGEKFEFSKADIERQIYNLNTLVAGGLLATNKKITESLHLGTSIEQNLPDGSKKSFSFKFIDFDNIDNNIFHVTEEFPVERVVKTEAEKTRRADIVLFINGFPIVIIELKKSDVEVSKGISQLIEYQADKEIPKLFEFAQLLIAANNHSPQYATTGSPAKYFLTWQEEDQALIQQLDSPVTNRHPSHLDNLLISLCSKSRLIEMFRFFILFDNNIKKIARYQQYYAISAIMENISHYEGASRKGGLVWHTQGSGKSLTMVMATMYLQKQVKNARIVVVTDRKDLDKQISDTFKNSEVEVVKATTGRNLIDELEKGTSVITSTIHKFETAVKQNCRLESSNIFILVDESHRTQSGDLHRAMKKIFVNGCYIGFTGTPLLKSQKSDGSITKFNGLIHKYTIDQAIKDKAVLPLLYEARMVDQWITDETALNRRFARYTQDLNEDQKKDLEQKWVNFRNVASSKQRLEAIVFDIEDHFTKNVKGQGFKAMLATNSKIEAVRFKKLFDEGERISSAISISAPDVKEGNDEVNDTKLEVQTFWKDILAKYGSEKAYNDHIDSEFKDEHGDIELLIVVDKLLTGFDAPIAQVLYIDKELKDHTLLQAIARVNRLYEGKDYGLIVDYRGLFENLDKALTSYGALAGYDEIDVKGTFADVKKELQKLKTSFSQLQDIFKSIVHKNDQESYEVFLDTKEKRQEFYKALNNFARDLAFSLGCDFVNHVYSEDDLANFKKWLRFYNTLRKSLRIRYAESVDFAQYEQRMQSLLDTYIGTEGEVFQLSATVDMFSQDFKDEVYNLTSDRAKADAIISATTKYAKEKMEVNPAFYDRIAQKIKEIIQQYKEKRLSEREFLAEAQGVYTKVKQHNDAILASYPNQISTKPKQSFYDSLKKYFSDNSDAKFVEIVCFIDELFAKFIKKPNWKNNIDVKNQIEQEIDDYLFDQNIDMVELDKFLQKAYELGVNNYD, encoded by the coding sequence ATGAACAATAATTTACCACCTAACACATCCGAAAATAGCCTACAACAAAAAAGCCTAAAGCTTTTACAAAAACTAGGATATAAGCTTATAACCAAAGAGCAAAATCGAGAGCTTAGAAATAATAATCTAAACGATGTTATCTTAAAAGATATTGCTGCAAAGCAACTAGCTAAGATAAATAGCTATACCCACAAAGGTGAGAAGTTTGAGTTTTCAAAAGCTGATATTGAACGACAAATTTATAATCTCAATACTTTAGTAGCTGGTGGCTTACTTGCTACTAATAAGAAAATCACCGAAAGCCTACATTTAGGGACATCTATAGAGCAAAATTTGCCTGATGGTTCTAAGAAAAGCTTTAGCTTTAAATTTATAGATTTTGATAATATTGATAATAATATCTTTCATGTTACAGAAGAGTTTCCTGTTGAGAGAGTTGTCAAAACTGAAGCTGAAAAAACTCGCCGTGCTGATATAGTGCTATTTATAAATGGTTTTCCTATCGTGATTATAGAACTTAAAAAATCAGATGTAGAAGTCTCTAAAGGAATATCTCAACTTATTGAATATCAAGCAGATAAAGAAATCCCCAAATTATTTGAGTTTGCCCAACTTCTAATCGCTGCTAATAATCATAGCCCACAATATGCTACTACTGGGTCACCTGCCAAGTACTTCTTAACTTGGCAAGAGGAAGATCAAGCACTGATACAGCAGTTAGATAGCCCAGTTACAAATAGACACCCTAGCCATTTGGATAATTTACTAATATCGCTATGCTCAAAATCTCGATTGATAGAGATGTTTAGATTTTTTATTTTATTCGATAACAACATCAAAAAAATAGCTCGCTATCAGCAGTATTATGCAATTAGTGCAATTATGGAGAATATTTCTCATTATGAAGGAGCTAGTCGCAAAGGTGGTTTAGTCTGGCATACTCAAGGCTCAGGTAAATCACTAACTATGGTTATGGCTACGATGTACTTACAAAAGCAAGTTAAAAATGCCAGAATTGTTGTAGTTACAGATAGGAAAGATTTAGATAAACAAATATCGGATACTTTTAAAAATTCAGAAGTCGAAGTTGTCAAAGCTACAACAGGTAGAAATCTTATAGATGAATTAGAGAAAGGTACAAGTGTTATAACCTCAACTATTCATAAATTTGAGACAGCAGTTAAGCAAAACTGTAGGCTTGAGAGCAGCAATATCTTTATACTTGTAGATGAATCACATCGTACCCAAAGTGGTGATTTACACCGTGCAATGAAAAAAATTTTTGTTAATGGTTGCTATATTGGTTTTACTGGTACGCCGCTTCTAAAATCACAAAAAAGTGACGGTTCAATCACAAAATTTAATGGCTTAATCCATAAATATACAATTGATCAAGCGATAAAAGATAAGGCTGTGCTACCGCTACTTTATGAGGCTAGAATGGTTGATCAATGGATAACTGATGAGACAGCACTCAATAGGCGTTTTGCTCGCTATACTCAAGATTTAAACGAAGATCAAAAAAAAGACCTAGAACAAAAGTGGGTAAACTTTAGGAATGTAGCATCATCTAAACAGCGTCTAGAGGCGATAGTCTTTGATATTGAGGATCATTTTACTAAAAATGTCAAAGGGCAAGGCTTCAAAGCAATGCTAGCGACAAATAGCAAGATTGAAGCAGTTCGCTTTAAAAAACTCTTTGATGAGGGAGAACGAATTAGCTCAGCAATATCTATATCAGCCCCTGATGTTAAAGAGGGTAATGATGAAGTAAACGATACTAAATTAGAAGTCCAAACATTTTGGAAAGATATCTTAGCAAAATACGGTTCAGAAAAGGCTTATAATGACCATATAGATTCTGAATTTAAAGATGAACATGGAGATATCGAGCTTTTAATAGTTGTTGATAAACTTTTAACTGGTTTTGATGCTCCTATTGCTCAAGTACTATATATCGACAAAGAGTTAAAAGATCACACACTTTTGCAGGCTATAGCTAGAGTAAACAGACTCTACGAGGGCAAAGATTATGGTTTGATTGTAGACTATCGTGGATTATTTGAAAATCTTGATAAAGCTTTGACTTCTTATGGAGCATTAGCTGGATATGATGAGATAGATGTAAAAGGCACATTTGCAGATGTCAAAAAAGAGCTACAGAAGCTTAAAACTAGTTTTAGTCAACTACAGGATATATTTAAATCAATAGTGCATAAAAATGATCAAGAGAGTTATGAGGTATTTTTAGACACCAAAGAAAAACGCCAAGAGTTCTATAAAGCTTTAAATAATTTTGCTAGGGATTTAGCCTTTTCTTTAGGATGTGATTTTGTCAATCATGTCTATAGTGAGGATGATTTAGCTAACTTCAAAAAATGGCTAAGATTCTACAACACTTTGAGAAAATCATTAAGAATTCGCTACGCTGAGAGTGTTGATTTTGCTCAATATGAGCAGAGAATGCAAAGCCTGCTAGATACTTATATTGGTACTGAGGGAGAGGTTTTTCAGCTAAGTGCTACTGTTGATATGTTCTCACAAGATTTTAAAGATGAGGTGTATAACCTGACATCTGATAGAGCAAAAGCTGATGCTATTATCAGTGCTACAACTAAGTATGCAAAAGAGAAGATGGAAGTAAACCCAGCGTTCTATGATAGAATCGCACAAAAGATAAAAGAGATTATCCAACAGTACAAAGAGAAACGCTTATCTGAAAGAGAATTTTTAGCAGAGGCTCAAGGAGTTTATACAAAAGTCAAGCAACATAACGATGCTATACTTGCCAGCTATCCTAATCAAATTAGTACCAAACCAAAGCAGTCTTTTTATGATTCATTAAAAAAATATTTTAGTGATAATTCAGATGCTAAGTTTGTCGAGATAGTTTGTTTTATCGATGAGCTTTTTGCCAAATTTATCAAAAAACCAAATTGGAAAAATAATATTGATGTTAAAAATCAAATTGAGCAAGAGATAGATGATTATCTTTTTGATCAAAATATTGATATGGTAGAGCTAGATAAATTTTTACAAAAGGCGTATGAGTTAGGTGTTAACAATTATGATTGA
- a CDS encoding acyl-CoA thioesterase, whose product MNQQLKYFVLSTQVLPEHIDSNKHLNNIVYLQWMQDVAIAHVKANGVFELTESNGLTWFARKHTIEYLSQGFLGDDIAVVTWVESITKISTFRKYHIYRKSDKMLLCKADTIWVMVNAQKGRPAKIPTELVEIFDKYNSFEIDDISSLI is encoded by the coding sequence ATGAATCAACAGTTAAAATACTTTGTCCTATCTACCCAAGTATTGCCTGAGCATATTGACTCGAATAAGCATTTAAATAATATCGTTTATTTACAATGGATGCAGGATGTAGCTATAGCACATGTCAAGGCTAATGGCGTCTTTGAACTAACAGAATCCAATGGACTTACTTGGTTTGCTAGAAAGCATACTATAGAGTATCTATCACAAGGTTTCTTAGGCGATGATATTGCTGTGGTTACATGGGTAGAGAGTATCACCAAGATTTCTACATTTAGAAAATATCACATCTATAGAAAATCAGACAAAATGCTATTATGCAAAGCTGATACAATATGGGTTATGGTAAATGCTCAAAAGGGTAGACCTGCTAAAATTCCTACAGAACTAGTTGAAATTTTTGATAAATACAACAGTTTTGAGATTGATGATATCAGTTCGTTGATTTAA
- a CDS encoding glutaredoxin domain-containing protein produces the protein MSNFKSIVLYRMVTPEKICPYGLKAKALFEQKGWSFEDNQLKTRAETDAFKAKYNLQTTPLIFIDGQQIGGYSDLLEFLGEK, from the coding sequence ATGAGTAATTTTAAAAGTATAGTATTATATCGTATGGTTACACCAGAGAAAATTTGTCCGTATGGTTTAAAGGCGAAGGCACTTTTTGAACAAAAAGGCTGGAGTTTTGAAGATAATCAGCTAAAAACTCGTGCTGAAACAGATGCCTTCAAAGCAAAATATAACTTACAAACTACACCATTAATTTTTATAGATGGTCAGCAGATAGGTGGTTACAGTGACTTGCTTGAGTTTTTAGGTGAGAAATGA